The Stutzerimonas stutzeri RCH2 genomic interval AGAGTCCTGACATGCACGCACTCCAAGCCAAGATTCTCGACCCTCGCCTCGGCCAGGACTTCCCCCTTCCCGAATATGCGACACCGGGCTCGGCTGGGCTCGACCTGCGCGCCATGCTGCAGCAGGACACCGTCCTCGAACCGGGCCAGACGCTGCTGATTCCAACCGGACTGGCCATTCACATCGGCGATCCCGGACTCGCAGCACTGATCCTGCCGCGGTCGGGCCTGGGCCATAAGCACGGCATCGTGCTCGGCAACCTGGTCGGGCTGATCGACTCGGACTACCAGGGCGAGCTGATGGTGTCCTGCTGGAACCGCGGCCAGAGCGCCTTCACCATCGCCGTTGGCGAACGCATCGCACAGCTGATGCTGGTGCCGGTGGTGCAGGCCCGCTTCGAGCTGGTCGACAGTTTCGACAGCAGTGATCGCGGCGCCGGCGGCTTTGGGCACTCCGGCAGTCACTGAGTAACGCACCGCTTACCTTTCAGGATGATCCGAGGAGCTTCATGGCACTCTTCAAGCGCACCGCCAAGGATTCAGGCGTACTGAACCCGGCCAGTACCCGTACCAAGCCCGCCGGCGTCACCATCAAACCACTGCTAGGCGGCCTTGCCAGCGGCCTGATCGGCCTGGGCGCAGCCGCGGCGCTACTGTGGCTGGGCCTGCAAAACGCGCAACAGCAACAACAGGCGCAACTTTCCCAAGCCTGGGGCCAGAGCCAGGCCGGTGCGCTGCAGCAGGCACTGCGGCAACAGCGGGCCGAGACTCAGGCCTTGGTGGACCGCCAGCAACTGGCCGATGTGCTGCGCGGCGATGCCGAGCGCCGACGCGATGCCGAAGAGCGTCTGCTGCAGCTGCCCGGCGTTGTCGATGCCCACCTGAACATACGAGGCAGAGCCGTACCGGATACCAATCGCCCGGGGCCGCTTAACTTCGCAGCGCTCGACCTGCTACAACGCGTCGAAGCCGGCCAGTCACCGGCGCCGGAAGCCTACAAGGTCGACAACCGCTGGCTGCTGTACAGCGCCGTGCCGCTGCGTGCGGAGGGTCAGCAAGCGATACGCGGCACCCTGCTGCTGGTCAGCGACCTCGAGCGTCTTTTCGCGACGCTGCCGGCGCTGCCCGCCGAGGCTGGCCAGTTGCGCCTGACTCAGCAGTTTTCCGGCACACAGGAACAGTTGCTGCTGCAACGCGGCGCGCCGGCGGAGGGTGCCACAGCAGTGACCCTTTCCAGCGGCAACGCCAACTGGAAACTGGTCTACCTCCCCGGCAGCGAAGCCGCGCAGGCGACGCTCTCACCGCTGTTGCTGATTGGAGCCGCGCTGCTGGCACTCGCCGGCATGCTCATCGGCCTGCAACTGGTGCTTGGCAGTCAGCAACGCAAGCTGCGCGAAGACGTAATGCAGATCAGCCGCCTGTTGCAGGAACTCTCTACCGGCAAGACCATCCAAGTACCGGCCTTGAGCCTGCCGGTCCTCGACGCACTGGCCAGGAACATGGTCCGACTGCCCGTCCGCCCCGCCGGACCGGCTCCGACCCAGGCACCCGCCGCGGCTCCCGCCGTTCGGCCCGCCAAACCTACCGAGTACGTCGATCCGCGCTTGCCGGAGACCGATATTCTCGACATCGATATTCTCGACGAGGACCAGGACATTTTTGGCCTCGACACCAAGGAGCGAGAAACCGCAATGAGCAGCGCCAAAGCCCCGAACTTGCCAGCCAGTATCTTCCGCGCCTATGACATCCGCGGCGTCGTCGGCGACAGCCTGACCACCGAAACCGCCTACTGGGTCGGCCGCGCCATCGGGTCCGAAAGCCTCGCCAAGGGTGAACCCAATGTGTCGGTTGGCCGCGACGGACGGCTGTCCGGTCCCGAACTGGTCCAGCACCTTATCCAGGGCCTGCTCGACAGCGGCTGCGACGTCAGCGATATCGGCATGGTGCCGACTCCGGTGCTCTATTACGCAGCGAACATCCTCGCCGGCAAGTCCGGTGTGATGCTTACCGGCAGCCACAACCCGCCGGATTACAACGGTTTCAAGATCGTCATCGCCGGCGACACCCTGGCCAACGAACAGATCCAGACCCTGCGCAAACGCATCGAGAACAACGATCTCTCCAGCGGTGTCGGCAAGGTCGAGCAGGTCGACGTGCTTGAACGCTACTTCCAGCAGATTCGCAGCGACATCGCCATGGCCAAGCCGATGAAGGTGGTGGTCGACTGCGGCAACGGCGTCGCTGGCGTCATCGCCCCGCGCATGATCGAGGCGCTGGGCTGCACCGTGATCCCGCTGTACTGCGATGTCGACGGCAACTTCCCCAACCACCATCCGGACCCGGGCAAGCCCGAGAACCTGGTCGATCTGATCGCCAAGGTGAAGTCGGAGAAGGCCGATCTAGGTCTGGCTTTCGACGGCGATGGCGACCGCGTAGGGGTGGTGACCAACGCCGGCACCATGATCTATGCCGACCGCCTGCTGATGCTGTTCGCCAAGGACGTCGTTTCACGCAATCCCGGCGCCGACATCATCTT includes:
- the dut gene encoding dUTP diphosphatase yields the protein MHALQAKILDPRLGQDFPLPEYATPGSAGLDLRAMLQQDTVLEPGQTLLIPTGLAIHIGDPGLAALILPRSGLGHKHGIVLGNLVGLIDSDYQGELMVSCWNRGQSAFTIAVGERIAQLMLVPVVQARFELVDSFDSSDRGAGGFGHSGSH
- a CDS encoding phosphomannomutase/phosphoglucomutase, with translation MALFKRTAKDSGVLNPASTRTKPAGVTIKPLLGGLASGLIGLGAAAALLWLGLQNAQQQQQAQLSQAWGQSQAGALQQALRQQRAETQALVDRQQLADVLRGDAERRRDAEERLLQLPGVVDAHLNIRGRAVPDTNRPGPLNFAALDLLQRVEAGQSPAPEAYKVDNRWLLYSAVPLRAEGQQAIRGTLLLVSDLERLFATLPALPAEAGQLRLTQQFSGTQEQLLLQRGAPAEGATAVTLSSGNANWKLVYLPGSEAAQATLSPLLLIGAALLALAGMLIGLQLVLGSQQRKLREDVMQISRLLQELSTGKTIQVPALSLPVLDALARNMVRLPVRPAGPAPTQAPAAAPAVRPAKPTEYVDPRLPETDILDIDILDEDQDIFGLDTKERETAMSSAKAPNLPASIFRAYDIRGVVGDSLTTETAYWVGRAIGSESLAKGEPNVSVGRDGRLSGPELVQHLIQGLLDSGCDVSDIGMVPTPVLYYAANILAGKSGVMLTGSHNPPDYNGFKIVIAGDTLANEQIQTLRKRIENNDLSSGVGKVEQVDVLERYFQQIRSDIAMAKPMKVVVDCGNGVAGVIAPRMIEALGCTVIPLYCDVDGNFPNHHPDPGKPENLVDLIAKVKSEKADLGLAFDGDGDRVGVVTNAGTMIYADRLLMLFAKDVVSRNPGADIIFDVKCTRRLTPLISGYGGRPVMWKTGHSLIKKKMKESGALLAGEMSGHIFFKERWFGFDDGIYSAARLLEILSQDKRDAEQVFAAFPCDISTPEINITVTEESKFTIMDALQRDAQWGEANLITLDGVRVDYPKGWGLIRASNTTPVLVLRFEADSEEELSRIQDVFRAQLLNVAPDLKLPF